TGGAGTTATTGTTGGACTTGAGAAAATTGATGATGAAGTTTTAGAGAAATGTCAAAATGTAAGAATTGTTTCAAAATATGGAGTTGGTCTAAATAATTTAGAATTTACAAAAGAGAATGTAAAAATTGGTTGGACTGGCGGAGTAAATAAGCTTTCTGTTGCAGAAATGACACTCGGATATTTTTTGATGCTTTCGCGAAATTTGTATCAAACTTCAAATCAATTAAAAGATGGAATATGGAATAAATCTGGTGGATTTCAGCTTTCTGGTAAAACAGTTGGAATTATTGGAGTTGGACATATTGGAAAAGAAGTCATTCGACTTTTAGAACCGTTCAATTGCAAAATTTTAGTAAATGATATTATTGAGCAAGATGAATATTATAAATCAGTTGGAGCGACAGAAGTGTCAAAAGATGAAATTTACAAACAATCTGATTTTATAACTATTCACACACCATTTGATAAAACAACCGAGAACCTCATCGGCAAAAAAGAGTTTGAAACTATGAAAAAAAGTGCTTTTGTTGTAAATTCCGCGAGAGGTGGAATTATCGATGAGGTCGCACTTAAAAATGCACTTTTAAGTGGAGAGATTTCTGGCGGTGCAATTGATGCTTATGTTTCAGAACCACCAGAAGATAAAGAGCTTTTGACTTTTCCAAACCTAATCACAACTCCGCATATTGGAGGAAATTCAAGAGAAGCAATTTTAGCTATGGGAAAAAGTGCTATTTCCCATTTGAAAAATTTTTTTCTATAAGTATTTATCTTTGAGTTTGTCGTCTTTCATCATTTTGACAACTCTCACTAAATCCTCTGGAGTATCAACTGCTTTTGTGATAAATTCAGTATCAACCATTTTCACTTTTTGCCCGTTTTCAAGAATTCTCATCATATCAACAGACTCGACAATTTCAAGTGGTGTTGGAGTCATTTCATTGTATTCAATCAAAAAATCTCGTTCATACGGAATTACACAAACTTGTTTTTTCATTGGAACATCTAAGACACCTTTTTTTCGGCTTGGAATTGGTTCTCGAGAAAAATAGAGTGCATTATTGTTTTTATCCATCACAACTTTTACTTCATTCGGGTCTTCAAACTCTTCAACTGTTTCTAAATTTGCAACAAGATTTGTAATTTTTGCCTCATTTTTAACAACTGGTTCGATAGCCTGATCAATCATTTCAGGAAAAGTTAAAGGTTCGTCGCCTTGCACAAGAACCATAATATCAACTCGGTTTCCTGTCTCTTCTTCAATTTTTAACATTGCTTCGGCACATCGATCTGAAGCTCTTTCATGCTTATCACTTGTCATAACTGCTTTTGCACCAATTGATGTCGCATAGTCAAAAATCACTTTATCAGGTGTTGCGATATAAACTTCGCTCAAACTTTGACTCATTTTGCTACGAAAATAGCAGTGTCCAATCATTGGCATACCTAAAATTTCTGCCATTGGTTTTCCTGGAAAACGACTTGAACCCATTCTTGCTGGAATAATTGCTATATTATTCATTCTATTTCTCCTTGACTTTATTTATTAAATTTCATATAATTTCGGAAATTATATTCATTGCGATGAATTTCCTACGGGACTCCCCTTACGAGGGGTTATCTAAAACAAATCTCTAAATTTTCTTCTTAAACTTTCAAAAATTTCTAAATTTATTGTTCCAGATTTGTATTTTAATCTTCTAGAATCAAAAGTTTTTGTTTGATTAAAAACAGCAAAATTTGTTTTGTCTTTAAATTCAAATTTAAAAGAGTAGTGTTTATTTCTCTGCTTTTGTGTTGTTAAAGGAATTCCCAAAAATGTGTTGTGTGTAAATTTCTTTAAAATTAAAACAGGTCTTAAAAACTCTTCACCTTTTCCATAGATTTCATTTCCAACATTATGTCCAATATTTGCAAACCAGACTTCTCTCTCTTTGAAATTAATTTGCCTTTTTTCAGAAACTTGTTGTTGAATTAAGCTCCAACTATTTATTTTTGCTCTATTCGGAAACTCAATCATCTTTTTTCCATCTCTAACAGAATCACCAAGAAAAAAGAAGTCTAAACTGTAAGCTAGAAATGTGCAACCCTCGTTCATTCTTTGAATAAATTTATCTGGATTTGATTCAATCACATGGAAACCATAAGGAATTTTGTTTTTTTCACAAGCAATTCGCACTTTTTCAATTGCATCTTTGACCTCATCGCGATGGTATTCCCCAGGAGTTCCCATGCTTCCAGAAAGATCATAAGGTCCGACAATTGTTCCGTCAATTCCATCAACTGCTAAGATTTCATCAATATTTTCAACAGCTTCAATATGTTCAATTTGAGCAATAATTACAGATTCTTCGCTTACCCATTTTTTATACTTTTCAAATTCTGTCCCGTATCCTTGAGCACGATAAAGTCCAACTCCGCGATTTCCTTCTGGTGGATATTTGACATAGCTTACAGCCTCTTTTGCTTCTTTCTCATTTTTCACCATTGGCACAATCACACCATCAGCACCCATATCCATCACTTTTTTAATTATGACCTCTTCATTTTTACTAACTCGGACAAGTGCCTTGATCTTTTTTGCCTGAATTGTTGAAATCAAAATTTTTGCTTCACTCAAATCAATTGTTGTATGTTCCATATCAATACAAAGCCAATCAAATCCACCTGTTGCCATAATTTCAACAACGGCAGGATTTCCAATTGTGATCCAAGAACCAATTGTCAATTCATTGTTTTTTAATTTCTGTTTTAAGCTCATCTATTTTCGCTTTTTTATAAGTTTAGCAGGAACTCCACCAACTACTGAAAAAGGTTCAATATCTTTTGTAACAACTGAACCAGCCCCAATTACTGAACTTTTTCCTATTTTTGTATTCGCAGTTATTACAGAATTTGAAGAGATCCAAACATCATCTTCAAGGATAATTTCACCATAAGAGTGTCCTTGTTTCATAATTGGAACATCTATCTTTTCAAAAGTATGATTAGAAGCTCTTAAAACACAGTTTGGTGCAATTGCACAATCATTTCCAATTTCTATTTTTCCAAAAGTTGCACCAAGTTGAGAATTTGTATTCATTGAGAAATTATTTCCAATTTTTAAGAATCCTTTATCATGAGCATAAACATATGAATTCTTCATAAATGTAATATTCTTTCCAAGTTCTATATTTTCAAAACCAGAAATTGTTACATTTTCTTCTATTTTAAATATTCCACTAGTTGATTTAAAAAGATTTTTGTATCCATAATATCTAAGCTTTATTCCAATTTGTGTAGGTATTGATCTTAAAAAAGCGATATAAATTTGAAATAGGAGTTTTTTCATATTATTCTCCAAAGACTGTGCAAGGAATTCCATCTGAATTTTCAATTCGTAGAGGAGAAACAAAAATTTTAGAAAGAGTTTTTACATTTCTTAAATCCATATCTTCCAAAATTAAAATAGGTTTTTCTGGATTCAAAAACTTTTTATGAGCTTTTCGACCTTCAATTCGATTTTGAAAACTAGAAATTGAAATTGAGTCAAAACCAATAATTCTAATTTTTGGAAAATTGGAAATTAAATAATCATAAAGTTTTTCTGAAAAACCGTAATTCTCTTTCCAAAATTTTTCTTCTTCTCGAAAATGACAAATTCCCGTTTTGATAATAAGTATATCGGAATCTCTCTCATTTATTTTCTCTAACTGTTCAATGACATCATCGTAAATCAAGAAATCTTTGGGCTGAATTTCAATAAAAATAGGTTGATTAAAAAACCAAAAATCTGCTGAAAAATCTGTAATTGTTTGACCATTTTGGTGAAAATGAAAAGGCATATCAAGATGTGTTCCAATATGAGTTGTTGTGGAAATTGAAGAGTCATTTGCAACATCTCCATTCAAAATAGAACTCTTTTTTTCAATCTCAAACCTGTTTCTATTTCCATAAGTTGGAGTTTCTGAATTTAAAAGATAGGATAAAAATTTCACTGTTTTCCTAATTTTTTCTACAATTCTATTAAAAAAGGGAGATAAGTTGAAAAAAGCTATTATTTTTGGCGGGAGTGGATTTCTTGGAAGTTATGTCGCAGAGGAACTTTTAAAAAGAAAATATAGAGTTGTAATTGCGGATGTTTTAGAACCAGAAAATAAAAATATTGAATTTCACAAAATAGATATTTTGGACAAAGAAAAAGTTTTTGAAATTGTCAAAGGAGCTGATTTTGTTTATAACTTTATCGCAATTTCAAATCTTGATGATGCAATTCACAAACCTATCCAGACAATGAATATTAATGTTTTAGGAAATATGAATATTTTAGAAGCTTGTCGAGAAAATGGAAAAATTGAAAGATTTATCTATGCTTCAAGTGCTTATGCTCTTTCAGAAGATGGCTCTTTTTATGGAATTTCAAAGCGAACAAGTGAAAAAGTAATTGAAGAATACCAAAAAAGATACGGCTTAAAATACACAATTATTCGATACGGTTCAGTTTATGGCGAAAAAGCAAGTCATAATAATTATATTTATAACTTGATTTCTGATGCAATGAAAACAGGAAAATTGGTTTATAAAGGCGACGGTGAAGATATTCGCGAATATATTCATGCAAAAGATACCGCAAAACTTTCAGTTGATATTTTGGAAAACAGTGATTTTGAAAATGAACATGTAATTTTAACAGGAATTGAAAAGATGAAGCGAATTGAACTTTTAACAATGATAAATGAAATTTTGGGAAACAGATTTGAAATTGTCAATATTGATAGAAATCATCTTGGACACTACAAAATTACACCATATTCGTTCAATCCGACAGTTGGAAAAAAACTTGTTGCTAATCCATTTATGGATTTAGGTCAAGGACTGCTCGAATTGATTCAAAATATTTCAGATGAGAAAGAGTAATTTTTGTCGGAGAGTTTCCGACAATTTTTCACTCTAAAATTAAAATTTTCCCGCTAAATCCAAAAGTTTGGTTTTCTGTCAAATTGACTTTTAATAAAATAAGAGTATCTCCAGCATAGCCGTCCAGAATTTCCTCGTAAAGTGAAAGTGAATTTTGAAAACTTGAAATTCCCGAAACTCCAAACTCAACATTTAAAGTCGTATTTGCTTTAATAAATGAAGAAATCGAACCAATTTCTTCAGGAAAAAGTCCCATAACTTTGGACATCGAAATTTCAGTTTCGCCATTTTCATTTGAAACAATTTCAATATCGTTTAACGGTTTTGACAAAATAACAGTTGAATTATCTGAACGAGTTCCAAAAAGTAAAACTTTACTTCCTCCGCTCAATTTTCCATCTATATCCAAACTCATTTCAGGAACAAGAAAAACAAAGTTCCTATTTGTTCCGACCTCATCGAGTTTGAAAAAGAGAGTTACAGTTTGTGGATTATCAAGTTGAAATTCCATCGAAATATTTAAAGCAGAAAGAGAAATTGGTAAAGAATATTCGATGTCAGGAAAGTATCCGTTTTCAATTTCTAAAACTCTATTTTCATCACTGCTTCCAAAAATAATTGTGTCTCCAACAAGTTTTAAATCGTAATTTTCAGGTGTGGCAGTTTCTGTATTTTCCAAATTGTCATTTGTAGAATTTTCAGTTTCTGTATTTTCTAAATTGTCATTTGTAGAATTTTCAGTTTCTGTATTTTCTAAATTGTCATTTGTAGAATTTTCAGTTTCAATGTTTTCTTCAGTTTCAGTTTCAGTTTCTGTATTTTCCAAATTGTCATTTGTAGAATTTTCAGTTTCTGTATTTTTTTCAATCTCAGTTTCTGTATCTGTATTTTCTTCAGTTTCAGTATTTATAACTGTTTGACTATTTTCACTATCTCCATTTACAATAATATTTGTGTCGCCGTCATTGACAATTTGAGTATTTGTATTTTCATCACCGTTGTCAATTTCAGTTTCACTGTTTTCAGGTTCAGAAATTTCAGGCTCAAGTATATTTTCTTCAACTTCTTGTTCAGTAGTTTGAGAAATTTCAGTCGCATTTTGTTCATAATCAAGAGTGTTGTCATTTTCTGTTGAAATTATATTTTCGTTTTCCATTGAAGTGGTATTTTCAACTTGAGTAGAATTTGTATTTGAGTTAGAAGAATCCTCACCGCAACTTGTAAAAAAGAGGAGAAGAGAAGTTGCAATAAAATATTTTGTCATATTTATCCTTTGTAAATTGAGTTTGCTTTTATAAAACTCTGTTTTGGAATTTCTGTATATTCTCGACAAACTGCACCGCTACCGATAAAACTATTTTCGCCAACAAGAACTCCGCCGTTTAAAATTGCACCAGTAGAAATATGGCAACTGTTTTCAACAATCGCATCATGTTCAACAAGTGATTTAGAATTTAAAATAGAGTTTTCACCGACTTTTGCGGAGGCATTTACAATCGCACCATGCATAACAACTGTTCCATTTCCAATTTTTGCATGTCTTGAAACAATTGCAAATGGCGAAACTATTTTAGGTAAAAAGAAGCCTAAATCTTGTGCCAATTTAAAATATCGAATTCTTGGTTCTGGATTTTTGACTTGCCCAATCGTTACTATTGCAAAATCAGTTTGATTTTTAAATTTAGCTAAATCTTCACCAGTTCCTAAAATTTTGTATCCGAGAATATAAGTTCCAATCTTACTTTCATCATCGTCAAGAATGCCTAGAATTTGGAATTTGTTTTCACTCTCAATAACATCAATTACAGATTTACAGTGTCCGCCACCACCAATTAAGATTATTTTATCTTTTTTAGAATTCAAGAAGTTCCTTTTATAATTTTTGAGAATTCTATCACTCTTTTGTTATCTATTTTTTGGTAAAGTAAGAATATTTATTAAAAATTTTAAAGGACTTATTCTTGATAAGAAACACTCTTTTAATCACTTTCCTGCTTTTTTCTCCACTTTTTGGTAAAGAAAAAAAAGCCGATGAGGTCGATCATGTTGCACTTGCTTCTATTTTAATTCGTGATGGCTACAATGATAGAGCTTTAGCCTCTCTAAAAGAAGTTGATTTATACAGTAAAGAAGTTGATTTTGTCCGCTTTTTTACTCTTCGTGGTGTCGCAAAAATGAAATTAGAAGATTATCGTGGTGCAATTATCGATTTTGAAGAATCTTTTTCGCGAGGAAACAGTGAAACTCAAATTCGAGTCTATATGGCAAAAGCTTATTTCACAATAAAAAATTACACCGAAACTATTGAAATGCTAAATTTAGTTCCTGAAATTGCAAATGCCGATGAAAAACTTATCAGCATGAAAGCTCAGGCTTATTGGCTAAATAATCAAAAATCTGAAGCACTCGAAACTCTTAAAATTGGAATTAAGAAATTTCCAAATTTTGCAACTCTACATCGACAAAAATTTTTCTACCTCATCGATTTGAAACTTTTTCAGTCGGCAAAAGATAGTGGTTTAAAGTATTTGGCGATAAATAAAGAAGTTGAACCGTCAGACTATTTGCGAATTGGAAATGCTTTCCGAAAAAGTGGTGATTTTCCTGAAGCTCTCCGTTTTTTACAATTGGCACAATTGAAATATCCAGATAATGCGGAAATTTTGATTGAAATGGGACAAACTTATATTGACAAAGGTGAATTGCTTTCCGCTGCACATGTTTTTGAAAAAGCTTCTCTGCTTGATAATAAATATTCACAAGAAGCAAGTGAGCTTTTCCGTCGTGTCAAAGATTTCTATCACACACTCTATTTAAATGCGAAAATTGTTGATCAAAAAGAGAAGATGAAACAGCGACTCGCTCTCTATCTTGAATTGGGACAATTTGAAAATGCCGCAGCAATGGAAAAAGGTTTGAGTCGAATTGGTCTTCTTGATGACGATAATATGCGATATGCTCTAGCTTTTGCTCTTTTTAAAATTGGAAAATATGATCGAGCTGAGAGACACTTAAAATATATTACAAATTCTGACATATTTAAAAAATCTACTCAACTACGAGCTTCAATGGTAGATTGTCAAAAAGATTTTTGGAGTTGTAACTGAGGGTTTGGGGATTTCCCCAATCATGAAAGTTCTATTTTTAAACAAGCACCTCGTAAATCTTGACCGTTTAAAAAGAATGTCTTATTACTTGCCGTCAAGTGTCCTAAAAGATGTTCTTCTACTGTAATTTTGCTAATGTAAAGTCCCATTCCTCTACCTTGAGTCTGAAATTGAGTTGTGAAATATGGGTCAAAAATCTTTGCCTCAATATCTTCATCAATTCCTCCACCAGTATCGCAAATTTCGATAATAAATTTTTCGTCAAGCCCACGATCAATTTTCATTGCCTTAATTTGAATGAGTGCCTCTTCTGGATTTGTTCTTTCAATCGCCTCTTTGCTGTTTTTCAAAATATGCATCAGTGTTTGAACAAAACTTTGTCGATATGTGTTCAATTGTAAAGTTTCAGAAATTTCTAAAAAAGTCCCAATTTTTGAACCTTCTGCACTAATTCCCTGCATTTTTAATGCCTCTTTTACAGCATCAACAACTTTAAATCTCTCTTTTGTGTGTTCAGGAGCAAAATAGTTTGCAAATTGATCAATTGTTTCAGACATATTTCTTAGAAATTTATTTGTGTCCGAAATCACACCTTCAAGATATTCTCCATCAAGCTCACCATCTTCATAAGTTCCCCGTAAATCCTCAAGTGTCAGACCCATGAAATTTAGTGGTTGTCGCCATTGATGTGCAATATTAATTAACAATTCACCCATTGAAGAGAGTTTTGACTGCTGGATCATAATTTTTTCTCTCTTCTCAAGTTCTATTTGTTGAAAAAGAATTTTTGCACTCTCATAAACAGTTTCAAGAAGCTCTTCAGGATTTGCACTCTTTTTAATGTAACCATTTACACCAATTTTAATAGATTCAATTAAAAAATGCTCTTCACTAAAAGAGGTTGTTAGAATAACTGGAGTGTTGTGATCTATCCGTTTTATAAAACGAGCCATCTCAATTCCACTCAAATTTGGCATATTAATATCAGTAATAACAATATCATTTCTTTTTTTGTTAAAAATCTGAAGACCAACATCACCATCTTCTGCTAAATCTATCTCTTTAAAATATGGCTTTAAGATTGTTTCAAAAAATCTTCGAGCTGTTTTTGAATCATCAACATAAAGAAGTCGTAGCTGATGTGTATATTTGTATAACTTTTTGCTATCAAAACGATTTAATTTTTTTCTACTGTTTTTCATAAAAAATAATACAAAATCCCGATAGGGAGAATGCTTTTCCTTTCTTTGATGATCTATATTTCTAAAACGACATTTTAATGAATTTGTGTATTATATATATAACATTTAAGTAAAATTGCAAAAATCTATTTTGGAGATTGAAATGCAATTTTTAATACTAGCAAACTTTATTCTATTTATTTCTGGCTGTTCTTTTAATGAAAGTGAGATCGAAGAACCAAAAATTATTCTACAAGAGAGCATAGTTGTAGAGGAGAGTTTTAAACCAGTCTCAATTAGGGATGGTTTAATTGAGATGGAGAGAGATAATCGTGGTGATTACATAGTTCCCGCAATGGTTCTTATTGAAAATGGTGAATTTGAGATGGGAGATTCTCTTGGAATTGGAAATAGTAGCGAACTGCCTGTTCATAAAGTTAAATTTAATTATGAGTTTTTTATTGGAAAATATGAAGTTACTTTTGATGAGTATGAAAAATTTGCAAAAGCGACAAAAAGAAGAATTTCTGCACCTTTTATTGAAAAAGATTTTCCAATTACAGAAGTGAGTTTTGAAGATGCAAAAGCATATGCAAATTGGTTGAGTGAGAAAACAGGTGATAAATATCGACTTCCAACTGAAGCGGAATGGGAATTTGTAGCTCGGGCAGGAACAAAAGAGAGATTCTTTTTTGGAAATAGCACAAAAGATTTAGGACACTATGCGGTTTTTGAAAACGAGACACATCCAAATCGAATTGGTGAAAAATTGCCAAATCAATTAAATATTTACGACCTTATCGGTAATGTTTGGGAGTGGTGTGAAGATTGGTATGTTGAGGATTATTCACAAGCAACAAGAGATGGAAGTGCTTACAAGATTCAGACTGATAGCCGAGTTGTTCGGGGGGGTTCTTGGAATGATGTTCGGGACAATTTAAGAGTTACAACAAGAACTGGATTTCCGCAAACTGTAAAAATGAATGATACTGGATTTCGTCTTGTTATGGAAATTTCAGAGTAGATTTGTCGGAAATTTTCCGACAGGTTTTTAACTCAGGTTTTCTATATTTTCTGAAATATCTCCGCTGAAAATCCCACTCACAAGAGAGATGATATCTGGATTATGTTCTCGAATTTTTGAAATATTTTCAGAATTGATTCCACCAATTGCACAAATCGGAATTGAGAGTTCATTTTTTGCTTTTGACAAAACTTCCAATGGAACAGTGTAGGATTTTGGTTTTGTTGGCGATTTAAAAAAACTTCCAAAAGCAACATAATCAGCACCAGATTTTTCCATCTCTTTTGCTCTATCAATATCTCCGTAACAAGAGACTCCGACAAAACCTGAAAAAATCTTTTTAACTTCAGAAATATCTAAATCATCTTCTCCAACATGAACACCATGTGCTTTTACTTTTTCTGCAAGTTCAACTCTATCATTTAAAATAAAAAGTCCGTTTTCTTTGTCGATGAGGTCTCGAAGCTCTTTTACAACTTCAAATATCTCACCATCTTTTGCACTTTTATTTCTGTATTGGAAAATTTTCACACCTTTTCCCAAAGCCTCTTTCACTTTTTCCACAACACTGCTATCTGGTGTCAAGACCTCATCGGTAATTGCATAGAGTCCTGATAAATTTAAATTCATTTTGAAACCTCTCCAATTCTTTTTTCAACTGATTCGATTTTTGATTCTAATCTATTTGATTTTCCTTTCCGAATATCAAACTTAAGAACTGAATAGACCCTATTTACACTCATCTCCTCTAATTTGTTGTAGCATTTTTCAACCAAATCAAGAGCATCTCGAATGTTTTCAGTCTCAACAATTGTTGCCATTGGGGTCAATTTGTAAGGAAAACCGCTCTCTTTTACAACTTTCACAACTTGGCTAACATAGTCGCCTTTGCTCTCACCAACATCAGTCGGAAACATCGCAAATTCTAGTAAAAAACTGTTCATAATCTCTCTCCAAATTTTTAAAATTCTACCAACTCATTTAAATATTTTTTGTTAGAGTTTTTTAACGGTAAAAAAGATTCAGAATTTAAAACTCTTAAATTATTAAAATATATTAAAACAGTAGCTTGGTAGCTTATTTTGGTAAAATTGAGAAAAATTTGAAAGAATTCCATGAACATTGAAGAGATACGAGCCGACATATTTAAGTTATTTGATTTACGAATTGATAAAGATGATCCGATTTGGGCATTTCTCTATGCAAATAGGGAAGTAATTAGAAATCTTGAAGATATTCTACAACTCTCAAAAGCTGAAAATAGAGAATACCACAAAAACTTAAGATTAGAACTTGAAGAGTTCCGAAAAGTTGCAAAAGATAGTGTTCATACAGCAATTGAGCAATTTGACTTTCGACTTGACGAATTTCATCGAGATATTGCAAGAACTGAAAAACATCATCAAGAAGTTACAGCATATCAGGATCGTTTTCGTTCAGAGCTGAAAAAAGATTTTGATAATAAACTAGAAAATATGTCGGGAATTTTTGACTCACATCTCGTTGCAATTGAGGAGAGAATTAATAATATTATCGAAGCTGTTGATTACACAAGATTCAGTGATAGTGTTGAGCGAGAAGTTTCTGATGTTGTAAAACGATCTCTTCACGAAATCCGAGCGGGTGTCTCTATTAATAAAAAGGGAATTGAGAATTTAAGAGAATTAAAAGATGAAAATGAATCGACAATTAGGCGACTTGAAAACAGAATTTCAACAATCACAACACTTGGAGTTCTTCAAACTGTGCTTTTTGGAGCTTCACTAACACTCTTAGGAATTGTCTATTTTTCACAGGAAAAACTAACATTTACAATAGAAGAGCCAAAAGAGATTGTCCAAGAAGTTTCCACAGAGAAATAGATGGGAAAAGTAATATCTTTCGCAAACTTCCAGAACTCTTCTGGAAAAACAACTTTTATAATTGAGACTGCGAAAACTCTTCAGCGGTCTGGAAAAACAAGCATTTTAATTGACTTTGATCCAAAAGGTGATTTAAGCAGAGAATTTGGAATTTCTCAAAGGGATTCTATTCTTCAAATAATTTCTCGACAAAAAGATTTTCATGATGTTATTCAAAAAACAGAGTTTGAAAACACTCTTCTTTTGCCGTCAAGCTTAAAACTTGCAAAAACAACAAATGAAGACTTAAAAGGTATCAATGAAATCATAAGCTATTTAAATGGAAAATTTGATTATATTATGATTGATACTCCACCGTATTCATTGCCAATTTTGTCAAAAACTTTAGAGATTTCAGAAAGAGTGATTTCTCCAGTCGTATTTAATAAATTGACACTTTATAAAACAGAGAAGTTTTTAAATTTTGCAACAAATGAGAAAGTGAAACTTGTGCCGAACAAATATAGCGATTATGATATTCCATTTTTTGCAAATATGTTGAAAGATCACAAAGAACTTTTTATCGAGAAAAATTCACACTTTGTAAAGATTGATGAAAATTTTCGCGGAGATTGGCTAACACTAATCGATTTTTAAATCGGTAATTAAAATCTGTGTAGTTATTTTGGTAATTCCCCAAAATTGGGGAAAAGATTTTAGAAAATAATAATTCCTGCGAAAATTCCAAATAGAATTGTTCCAAGTGCAAAAACTGTTTGTGAAACTGTTTCCCATCCTGAGATTTTCTCAATTTCACTTTTTTTGCTTTCATCAAAATAGATAAATTTTACAATCCAAGAATAGTATCCGACTGAAATAGCAGAATTGAAAAATGCAATTAATGCGACCCACCAAAATCCACTTTCAACCACCGCATAAAATACGACTGCTTTTGACATAAATCCTGCTAAAAGAGGAATTCCTGCTAATGAAAAAAGTTGAATTGTAAAGAAGAGTGCAATTACTGGATTTCGTTTTCCAAGACCTTTTAAGTCATCAAGATTTTTCACTTTTGCAATATCAAGAAGTAGGAAAATTGATGTTTGCATAAAAATATATGCGACTGCCATATAAATAATTCCATTTCCTGCAAAATCAGAATCAACTGCGACAAAAGGCAAAATCATATATCCCGCTTGAGCCACCGAAGAGTAAGCTAGGATTTTTGATACTCGGGTTTGGAAAAGTGCTGAAAAATTCCCAAAAAACATCGATGCGATTGAAATTCCTAAAAATAGGTAAGTAAAGTCATTTTCAATAATATAAGCTTGGAAAAGTCGGAAAGTCCCAACAACAATTACACTTTTTACAAGTCCCGAGATAATTGCGACATGAACAAAATTTCCTTTTGTGTAAGTTGTGATTGCCCAATTTTGCATTGGTAAAACTGAGAATTTGTAAAAAACTCCAAGAAAAACAAGCACAAGCCCAAAATATGATAAATCTGAAAGTGGTTCTAAATTTTCTAGGAAAAACTTGTTGTAAATTTCTGAAGAGATGTCTCCACCGCCAACAACAAAAAGAGCTGTTCCCAAAAAGATAATTCCACTCGCAATTGCACCCATTATAAAAAGTGTTACCGTTGCTTCCGCTTCATCTCGATTTGTGATTTTTGAAAGCAGAATAAATGAAATTATTGAGAGTGCTTCAAAAGTGATTACAAATTCCACGACACTTTTTGCTTCTAAAAAGAAGAAAGATGCCACACCTAAAAATAGAGTTTGTAAAGCTGTTACTCCGTCTTTAATGTGCAAGAGAGTT
This is a stretch of genomic DNA from Thiovulum sp. ES. It encodes these proteins:
- a CDS encoding nucleoside-diphosphate-sugar epimerase (PFAM: NAD dependent epimerase/dehydratase family), with amino-acid sequence MKKAIIFGGSGFLGSYVAEELLKRKYRVVIADVLEPENKNIEFHKIDILDKEKVFEIVKGADFVYNFIAISNLDDAIHKPIQTMNINVLGNMNILEACRENGKIERFIYASSAYALSEDGSFYGISKRTSEKVIEEYQKRYGLKYTIIRYGSVYGEKASHNNYIYNLISDAMKTGKLVYKGDGEDIREYIHAKDTAKLSVDILENSDFENEHVILTGIEKMKRIELLTMINEILGNRFEIVNIDRNHLGHYKITPYSFNPTVGKKLVANPFMDLGQGLLELIQNISDEKE
- a CDS encoding sugar O-acyltransferase, sialic acid O-acetyltransferase NeuD family (PFAM: Bacterial transferase hexapeptide (three repeats)~TIGRFAM: sugar O-acyltransferase, sialic acid O-acetyltransferase NeuD family) → MNSKKDKIILIGGGGHCKSVIDVIESENKFQILGILDDDESKIGTYILGYKILGTGEDLAKFKNQTDFAIVTIGQVKNPEPRIRYFKLAQDLGFFLPKIVSPFAIVSRHAKIGNGTVVMHGAIVNASAKVGENSILNSKSLVEHDAIVENSCHISTGAILNGGVLVGENSFIGSGAVCREYTEIPKQSFIKANSIYKG
- a CDS encoding signal transduction histidine kinase (PFAM: Response regulator receiver domain; Histidine kinase-, DNA gyrase B-, and HSP90-like ATPase), which encodes MKNSRKKLNRFDSKKLYKYTHQLRLLYVDDSKTARRFFETILKPYFKEIDLAEDGDVGLQIFNKKRNDIVITDINMPNLSGIEMARFIKRIDHNTPVILTTSFSEEHFLIESIKIGVNGYIKKSANPEELLETVYESAKILFQQIELEKREKIMIQQSKLSSMGELLINIAHQWRQPLNFMGLTLEDLRGTYEDGELDGEYLEGVISDTNKFLRNMSETIDQFANYFAPEHTKERFKVVDAVKEALKMQGISAEGSKIGTFLEISETLQLNTYRQSFVQTLMHILKNSKEAIERTNPEEALIQIKAMKIDRGLDEKFIIEICDTGGGIDEDIEAKIFDPYFTTQFQTQGRGMGLYISKITVEEHLLGHLTASNKTFFLNGQDLRGACLKIELS
- a CDS encoding hypothetical protein (PFAM: Formylglycine-generating sulfatase enzyme) yields the protein MQFLILANFILFISGCSFNESEIEEPKIILQESIVVEESFKPVSIRDGLIEMERDNRGDYIVPAMVLIENGEFEMGDSLGIGNSSELPVHKVKFNYEFFIGKYEVTFDEYEKFAKATKRRISAPFIEKDFPITEVSFEDAKAYANWLSEKTGDKYRLPTEAEWEFVARAGTKERFFFGNSTKDLGHYAVFENETHPNRIGEKLPNQLNIYDLIGNVWEWCEDWYVEDYSQATRDGSAYKIQTDSRVVRGGSWNDVRDNLRVTTRTGFPQTVKMNDTGFRLVMEISE
- a CDS encoding thiamine-phosphate pyrophosphorylase (PFAM: Thiamine monophosphate synthase/TENI~TIGRFAM: thiamine-phosphate pyrophosphorylase), whose amino-acid sequence is MNLNLSGLYAITDEVLTPDSSVVEKVKEALGKGVKIFQYRNKSAKDGEIFEVVKELRDLIDKENGLFILNDRVELAEKVKAHGVHVGEDDLDISEVKKIFSGFVGVSCYGDIDRAKEMEKSGADYVAFGSFFKSPTKPKSYTVPLEVLSKAKNELSIPICAIGGINSENISKIREHNPDIISLVSGIFSGDISENIENLS